The proteins below are encoded in one region of Hordeum vulgare subsp. vulgare chromosome 3H, MorexV3_pseudomolecules_assembly, whole genome shotgun sequence:
- the LOC123443320 gene encoding WPP domain-associated protein-like isoform X1 has protein sequence MAEILDVPISGTNGSATVQAEQSLSVPLRDTNGSASVHGEESLDVPVSDTNGSATVQDETSSEGNELIIVDEMDSLWDDVNTMVDISTFVTYSVIKGFVKDAEQEIGQQLASKDEEIRLLNQKLMQLGNGSLSLSGGRDRKYDEVYSIRQQLHAISKSLLNSEWGLSGSQYNFDGADDVSKLRDNEHSSRNGSAKVESAGASPDAAFADASCLKHLDRDALIAHFNKEMNTMKRMHDKVVEMKTEEIFALKRNLLNKEGSNPWHLRNNKEFEQIRKKIGEVMTRLDGLLMENNKRTTSGVKAETFAGQQDKKNVLDSEIQQIQGAATNNQVEVCAFPTQASHIASIEADHAKKIGMLESDIEEARMATMIREEIEMIVLREFVNEIEIRLHGNEMEHNMKQDICSVIQNEAVAEAVLNLNSTLLKYNEEKSCSEAASTIQKQEIENLKRAVDSFSKVVREKEECQIELGAMKGHMDLLSHQLDLLKVKVEKQDSCISEKNKEFDMIVGRVEQALQHVRQNEINMSEFHDRFRNATDSLKEVEKQNHYLCKVIEEKEKIFTSTIYKEKEFKEHMTSLVESMREFENLVTDQQAIIANKVQHSESRFCLLKDQCKHLMKEGNLLRRKALRYKEISETRGSNLQKAELEVDLLGDEVEALTDLLAKIYIALDHYSPVLQHYTGFEGMSRIAYCSISGYGDLEHDQETHKHSKVKCLMHIYISW, from the exons ATGGCAGAGATCTTGGATGTGCCAATCAGTGGCACCAATGGAAGTGCCACTGTTCAAGCTGAACAGAGCTTGAGTGTGCCACTCAGGGACACCAACGGAAGTGCCAGTGTTCACGGTGAAGAGAGCTTGGATGTGCCAGTAAGTGATACCAATGGAAGCGCCACTGTTCAGGATGAAACTTCTTCGGAAGGAAATGAGTTAATCATCGTGGATGAGATGGACTCCTTGTGGGATGATGTAAATACCATGGTTGATATCTCAACATTCGTGACGTACTCTGTCATCAAAGGGTTTGTAAAAGATGCCGAACAAGAAATAGGTCAGCAGCTTGCTTCCAAGGATGAAGAGATAAGGTTGCTGAATCAAAAGCTGATGCAGCTTGGAAATGGCAGCCTAAGTTTGTCTGGGGGTCGGGATAGAAAATATGATGAAGTTTATAGTATCCGCCAACAGCTTCATGCCATTTCCAAGTCACTCTTGAATTCTGAGTGGGGTCTTTCGGGGTCCCAGTATAACTTTGATGGTGCAGATGATGTGAGTAAACTTAGAGACAATGAACATTCCTCCAGAAATGGTTCTGCAAAGGTTGAAAGTGCTGGAGCCTCTCCTGATGCGGCTTTCGCTGATGCGTCATGTTTGAAGCACTTGGATAGGGATGCTTTGATAGCCCATTTTAATAAAGAGATGAATACTATGAAAAGGATGCATGATAAAGTCGTGGAAATGAAGACAGAAGAGATATTTGCACTCAAGCGAAACCTGCTAAACAAAGAAGGATCCAACCCATGGCATTTACGGAATAACAAAGAATTCGAGCAGATTAGAAAGAAAATTGGGGAAGTTATGACAAGATTGGATGGCCTTCTCATGGAGAATAATAAGAGAACCACTTCTGGCGTCAAGGCAGAAACATTTGCTGgccaacaagacaagaaaaatGTTTTAGATTCTGAAATCCAGCAAATACAAGGTGCTGCCACTAATAATCAAGTAGAAGTGTGTGCTTTTCCTACACAGGCATCACACATTGCATCCATAGAGGCAGATCATGCAAAGAAAATTGGAATGTTAGAGTCTGATATTGAAGAAGCCAGGATGGCAACCATGATTAGAGAAGAGATAGAGATGATTGTACTAAGAGAGTTCGTTAACGAAATAGAAATACGGTTGCATGGTAATGAGATGGAGCATAACATGAAGCAAGACATTTGCTCAGTTATTCAGAATGAAGCTGTAGCAGAAGCAGTGTTAAACCTCAACTCTACATTGTTGAAGTACAATGAGGAAAAGAGCTGCTCTGAAGCGGCATCGACTATACAAAAGCAGGAGATTGAGAATCTGAAGCGAGCTGTTGACTCTTTCAGTAAAGTAGTGAGAGAAAAAGAGGAGTGTCAGATTGAATTGGGAGCAATGAAGGGTCATATGGATTTATTATcccatcaacttgatttacttaaAGTCAAAGTGGAAAAGCAAGACTCCTGTATATCTGAAAAGAACAAGGAGTTTGATATGATTGTCGGCAGAGTGGAGCAAGCTCTGCAGCATGTACGTCAAaatgagatcaatatgagcgagtTCCATGACAGATTTAGAAATGCTACAGACTCTCTGAAGGAGGTGGAGAAACAAAATCATTATTTATGTAAAGTCATCGAAGAGAAGGAGAAAATATTCACATCAACCATTTATAAAGAAAAGGAGTTCAAAGAACACATGACAAGTCTTGTTGAATCCATGAGAGAGTTTGAGAATCTTGTTACAGATCAACAAGCTATCATTGCAAACAAAGTTCAGCACAGTGAATCAAG GTTCTGTTTACTGAAAGACCAATGTAAACACCTCATGAAAGAAGGCAATCTTTTGAGAAGGAAGGCATTGCGATACAAGGAGATATCTGAGACAAGAGGCTCTAATCTTCAAAAGGCTGAGCTCGAG GTGGATTTACTTGGTGATGAGGTTGAGGCCTTAACGGATCTTCTTGCAAAAATCTATATTGCGCTCGACCACTATTCTCCAGTTTTGCAACACTATACTGGA TTTGAGGGCATGTCTAGGATTGCGTACTGCTCCATATCAG GTTATGGAGACCTTGAACATGATCAAGAAACACATAAGCACAGCAAAGTAAAATGCCTTATGCACATTTACATCAGCTGGTGA
- the LOC123443322 gene encoding ERI1 exoribonuclease 2-like, producing MAAIMAARGQELEQDFDFFVVVDFEATCLKDARIFPQEIIEFPAVLVDGATGRIESAFRRYVRPKHHPVLTQFCRELTGIRQEDVDGGVDLGEALWLHDAWLKAATAGAGNRRSGRLAVVTWGDWDCRTMLEFECRFKGIEKPSYFDQWINLRVPFQVALGGGGRVNLQEAVRAAGLDWEGRLHCGLDDALNTARLLAEVMRRGVKMTITGSLAPLLPFEQEQQPRTSTCGGSPALAPPPLPFEQKQQPRTSTCGGSLALAPPIQQQPPRTGPCDGSFPLVPAPIQQKQQQRPQPHIISPCGGSSATWYCGVTTKGGMEPGAMQSGCTNWTPAMGAVSPYYMWSN from the coding sequence ATGGCAGCGATCATGGCGGCGCGCGGGCAGGAGCTGGAGCAAGATTTTGATTTCTTCGTGGTGGTCGACTTCGAGGCGACGTGCCTCAAAGACGCGCGGATCTTCCCGCAGGAAATCATTGAGTTCCCCGCCGTGCTCGTCGACGGCGCCACCGGTCGCATCGAGTCAGCGTTTCGCAGGTACGTTCGTCCTAAACATCACCCTGTGCTGACCCAGTTTTGCAGGGAACTCACCGGCATCCGGCAGGAGGACGTCGACGGCGGCGTGGATCTCGGCGAGGCGCTCTGGCTGCACGACGCGTGGCTGAAGGCGGCGACGGCGGGGGCAGGGAACAGGAGGAGCGGTCGCTTGGCCGTCGTGACCTGGGGAGACTGGGACTGCCGGACCATGCTAGAGTTCGAGTGCCGCTTCAAGGGCATCGAGAAGCCCTCCTACTTTGATCAGTGGATCAACCTGAGGGTCCCCTTCCAGGTGGCGCTCGGCGGTGGAGGGCGGGTGAACCTGCAGGAGGCGGTTCGGGCGGCGGGGCTGGACTGGGAGGGCCGCCTGCATTGCGGGTTGGACGATGCCCTCAACACGGCACGACTGCTTGCTGAGGTCATGCGGCGCGGGGTCAAGATGACCATCACTGGCTCGCTGGCGCCGCTGCTGCCGTTCGAGCAGGAGCAGCAGCCTCGCACAAGCACCTGCGGTGGCTCACCTGCGctggcgccgccgccgctgccgttcGAGCAGAAGCAGCAGCCTCGCACAAGCACCTGCGGTGGCTCACTTGCGCTGGCGCCGCCGATCCAGCAGCAGCCGCCTCGCACAGGCCCTTGTGATGGCTCGTTTCCGCTGGTGCCGGCGCCTATCcagcagaagcagcagcagcggccGCAGCCTCACATAATCAGCCCCTGTGGTGGCTCCTCTGCGACGTGGTACTGCGGGGTGACGACAAAAGGAGGCATGGAGCCAGGGGCGATGCAGTCTGGATGTACCAACTGGACGCCGGCCATGGGAGCCGTGTCCCCCTACTACATGTGGAGCAACTGA
- the LOC123443320 gene encoding WPP domain-associated protein-like isoform X2 has product MAEILDVPISGTNGSATVQAEQSLSVPLRDTNGSASVHGEESLDVPVSDTNGSATVQDETSSEGNELIIVDEMDSLWDDVNTMVDISTFVTYSVIKGFVKDAEQEIGQQLASKDEEIRLLNQKLMQLGNGSLSLSGGRDRKYDEVYSIRQQLHAISKSLLNSEWGLSGSQYNFDGADDVSKLRDNEHSSRNGSAKVESAGASPDAAFADASCLKHLDRDALIAHFNKEMNTMKRMHDKVVEMKTEEIFALKRNLLNKEGSNPWHLRNNKEFEQIRKKIGEVMTRLDGLLMENNKRTTSGVKAETFAGQQDKKNVLDSEIQQIQGAATNNQVEVCAFPTQASHIASIEADHAKKIGMLESDIEEARMATMIREEIEMIVLREFVNEIEIRLHGNEMEHNMKQDICSVIQNEAVAEAVLNLNSTLLKYNEEKSCSEAASTIQKQEIENLKRAVDSFSKVVREKEECQIELGAMKGHMDLLSHQLDLLKVKVEKQDSCISEKNKEFDMIVGRVEQALQHVRQNEINMSEFHDRFRNATDSLKEVEKQNHYLCKVIEEKEKIFTSTIYKEKEFKEHMTSLVESMREFENLVTDQQAIIANKVQHSESRFCLLKDQCKHLMKEGNLLRRKALRYKEISETRGSNLQKAELEVDLLGDEVEALTDLLAKIYIALDHYSPVLQHYTGVMETLNMIKKHISTAK; this is encoded by the exons ATGGCAGAGATCTTGGATGTGCCAATCAGTGGCACCAATGGAAGTGCCACTGTTCAAGCTGAACAGAGCTTGAGTGTGCCACTCAGGGACACCAACGGAAGTGCCAGTGTTCACGGTGAAGAGAGCTTGGATGTGCCAGTAAGTGATACCAATGGAAGCGCCACTGTTCAGGATGAAACTTCTTCGGAAGGAAATGAGTTAATCATCGTGGATGAGATGGACTCCTTGTGGGATGATGTAAATACCATGGTTGATATCTCAACATTCGTGACGTACTCTGTCATCAAAGGGTTTGTAAAAGATGCCGAACAAGAAATAGGTCAGCAGCTTGCTTCCAAGGATGAAGAGATAAGGTTGCTGAATCAAAAGCTGATGCAGCTTGGAAATGGCAGCCTAAGTTTGTCTGGGGGTCGGGATAGAAAATATGATGAAGTTTATAGTATCCGCCAACAGCTTCATGCCATTTCCAAGTCACTCTTGAATTCTGAGTGGGGTCTTTCGGGGTCCCAGTATAACTTTGATGGTGCAGATGATGTGAGTAAACTTAGAGACAATGAACATTCCTCCAGAAATGGTTCTGCAAAGGTTGAAAGTGCTGGAGCCTCTCCTGATGCGGCTTTCGCTGATGCGTCATGTTTGAAGCACTTGGATAGGGATGCTTTGATAGCCCATTTTAATAAAGAGATGAATACTATGAAAAGGATGCATGATAAAGTCGTGGAAATGAAGACAGAAGAGATATTTGCACTCAAGCGAAACCTGCTAAACAAAGAAGGATCCAACCCATGGCATTTACGGAATAACAAAGAATTCGAGCAGATTAGAAAGAAAATTGGGGAAGTTATGACAAGATTGGATGGCCTTCTCATGGAGAATAATAAGAGAACCACTTCTGGCGTCAAGGCAGAAACATTTGCTGgccaacaagacaagaaaaatGTTTTAGATTCTGAAATCCAGCAAATACAAGGTGCTGCCACTAATAATCAAGTAGAAGTGTGTGCTTTTCCTACACAGGCATCACACATTGCATCCATAGAGGCAGATCATGCAAAGAAAATTGGAATGTTAGAGTCTGATATTGAAGAAGCCAGGATGGCAACCATGATTAGAGAAGAGATAGAGATGATTGTACTAAGAGAGTTCGTTAACGAAATAGAAATACGGTTGCATGGTAATGAGATGGAGCATAACATGAAGCAAGACATTTGCTCAGTTATTCAGAATGAAGCTGTAGCAGAAGCAGTGTTAAACCTCAACTCTACATTGTTGAAGTACAATGAGGAAAAGAGCTGCTCTGAAGCGGCATCGACTATACAAAAGCAGGAGATTGAGAATCTGAAGCGAGCTGTTGACTCTTTCAGTAAAGTAGTGAGAGAAAAAGAGGAGTGTCAGATTGAATTGGGAGCAATGAAGGGTCATATGGATTTATTATcccatcaacttgatttacttaaAGTCAAAGTGGAAAAGCAAGACTCCTGTATATCTGAAAAGAACAAGGAGTTTGATATGATTGTCGGCAGAGTGGAGCAAGCTCTGCAGCATGTACGTCAAaatgagatcaatatgagcgagtTCCATGACAGATTTAGAAATGCTACAGACTCTCTGAAGGAGGTGGAGAAACAAAATCATTATTTATGTAAAGTCATCGAAGAGAAGGAGAAAATATTCACATCAACCATTTATAAAGAAAAGGAGTTCAAAGAACACATGACAAGTCTTGTTGAATCCATGAGAGAGTTTGAGAATCTTGTTACAGATCAACAAGCTATCATTGCAAACAAAGTTCAGCACAGTGAATCAAG GTTCTGTTTACTGAAAGACCAATGTAAACACCTCATGAAAGAAGGCAATCTTTTGAGAAGGAAGGCATTGCGATACAAGGAGATATCTGAGACAAGAGGCTCTAATCTTCAAAAGGCTGAGCTCGAG GTGGATTTACTTGGTGATGAGGTTGAGGCCTTAACGGATCTTCTTGCAAAAATCTATATTGCGCTCGACCACTATTCTCCAGTTTTGCAACACTATACTGGA GTTATGGAGACCTTGAACATGATCAAGAAACACATAAGCACAGCAAAGTAA